AAAAAGAAGATCAAGCGCGGCGATCACTCCGGAACCATCGAGGAGGTCAACGCGGACTTACTCGAGACGCTCCTCGGAGACGGCTACGTCCCCGTCGTCACCGCCCCGGTGCTGGGCGCGGAGAAAGACGGCGGCTACACCGCCGTCAACGCCGACGCGGATCGCACCGCTGCCGCCGTCGCGGGCGCGCTTTCGGCCGACCTCGTGCTCCTCACGGACGTCTCCGGGATTTACGAGGACCCCGACGACGAGACGACGCTGCTCCACTCTGCGAACACTGAAACGGAGTTCGAAGCGGTCGAAGCGGCCGCCGAGGGCTTCATGACGAAGAAAGTGATGGCCGCCGAGGAGGCGCTTTCGGGCGGCGCGATGTCGGTGGTCGTCGCCGGCGCGAACGCCAACGATCCCGTGCTCAACGCGCTGTCGGGTCACGGAACCACGCTGACGCCGGGGGCGGTGGGGCTCGAGACGGGCGACGGCGGACCCGAAACCGACAAGGACGAACTCGAGGTGTCGAGTCAATGAGCGACAACAGTTTCGTCTTCTCCCAGAAGCCGATCACCATCGAATCGGGAGCGGGCGTCTATCTGACGAGCGACGACGGCACCGACTACCTCGATTTCGGTGCGAGCTACGCCTGTACGCCGACGGGCCACTGTCATCCCGACGTGGTGGAAGCGGTACAGGAGCAGGCCGCCGAGTTGCTGTTCGTCCAGGGCTCCTATCCCGTCTCCGCGCGCGAGGAACTCCACGCAAAACTGGGGGCGCTCGCGCCGGGCGACCTCGAGAAGGTCTGGCTCTGCAATTCGGGTACCGAAGCGAACGAGGCTGCCCTCAAGTTCGCCCGGAGCGCAACCGGCGGGACGAAGATCGTCGCCGCCAAGCGCGCGTTCCACGGCCGCACCGCAGGGGCACTCTCGGCGACCTGGAAACCCAAGTACAAGACGCCGTTCGAGCCGCTGCTCGAGGACGTCGAGTTCGTCGCCTACGGCGACGAGGTGGAGCTTGCGGACGCGGTGGACGACGACACCGCCGCGGTCATCCTCGAGCCGATCCAGGGTGAGGGCGGCGTCCACCCCGCTCCCGACGGATATCTCGAGGCGGCCCGCGAGATCACCGAGGAGACCGAAACGGCGCTCGTCTTCGACGAGATCCAGACCGGCCTCGGGCGTACCGGCGAGACCTGGGCCTGCGAACACGAGGGGGTCGTCCCCGACATCCTCACGGCCGCGAAGGGCGTCGCCAGCGGCCTCCCGATGGGCGCGACCCTCTGTGCGGACTGGATCGCCGAGAGCGCGGGGCCGCACGGCTCGACGTTCTCCGGCAACCCGCTGGTCTGTGCCGCCGCCGGCGCCACCCTCGAGGTGCTCGCCGAGGAGGACCTCGCGGCCAACGCGGCCGCAGTCGGTGACTACCTCCGGGAGGAACTCGCCGCGAGCGACCTCCCTATCCGCGAGATTCGCGGACAGGGGCTCATGCTCGGCCTCGAGGTCAAACGCGGCGCGAACCGCGTGCTGCGCGACCTCGCGCTCGAGCACCAGATACTCGCGCTGCCGGCCGGCCGCAGCGTCGTTCGTCTGCTGCCGCCGCTCGTCCTCAAGGAATCCCACGTCGACGAGCTACTCGAGGCGCTCACGGAGATGCTCGCGCCGACTGCCGACTCACAGTCATGAACACGACCGCCCGGGCCGACGACGGAGCCGCCGTCTCGCTCGAGGCGGCCCGCGACCTGCTCGTCGACCTCGTCTCGATCCCCTCGCCGTCGGGCGAGGAGGACGCCGCGGCGGAGCGCCTCGCCGCGTTCTTCGAGGCTCACGACCGCGAGGTGTGGCTCGACGCGGTCGGCAACGTCCGCGCCCCGGCTGACAACGCCGTCCTCCTGACCTCGCACGTCGACACCGTCCCTGGTGAAATCCCCGTGCGCGTGGAGACCGCAGCGGAAGGCGATGCGGTCGCCGCGGCGGGCGAGGACGTGCTCTGGGGTCGGGGCAGCGTCGACGCCACCGGCCCGCTCGCGGCGATGGCCGCCGCGGCGGTTCGCACCGGCACCTCCTTCGTCGGCGTCGTCGGCGAGGAGACGAGTTCGCGGGGCGCCCGCCACCTCGTCACCGATCGCGACGAACCCGGCGCGGTGATCAACGGCGAGCCCTCCGGCGCCGACGGCATCACCCTCGGCTACCGCGGGATCGTCTCCGGGACGTACACCGCCGAAAGCGACTCCGGACACACCTCGAGGCCCGAACCCAACGCGATCCAGGACGCGATGTCGTGGTGGAGTCGCGTCGAAGCGGCGGTCGAACCCGACGGCGGAAGCGACGCGGATACGCCCGTCTTCGAGCGGGTGACCGCGAAACCCGTTTCCGTGACCGGCGGCACGACGGCGGACGGTCTCGCCGTCCGCGCGACCGTCGACTTTCAGTGTCGGGTGCCGCCGAGTCTCGAGCCCGCGGACGTTCGCGAGACCGTCGAAGCCGAATGCGGCGGTAGCGGCTGCGGCCTCGAGGGCGAGGGCTACGGCCTCGAGAGCGAGGGCCACGGCCTCGAGTGGACCGACGAAGTCCAGCCGGTAATGCAGAGCCCGCGAACCGACGTTGCACGGGCGTTTCGCGTCGCCATCCGCGCGGAGGGCGGCGAACCGCGCCTGCTTCGCAAGACCGGCACCAGCGACATGAACGTCTACGCCGGGGCGTGGGAGTGCCCGATGGCGACCTACGGCCCCGGCGATTCCGACCTCGATCACGCGCCCGACGAGCGCCTCTCGCTCGCGGAGTTCGACCGCTCGGTGGCGGTGCTCGAGCGCGTGGCGAGGTCGCTTTCGGAGGCCACCCAATGACCCAGGAGATCGCTATGACGACACCCACAACCACGGACGAGACGAACGGCGCGCCCAGACACTTCCTCGACGTCGACGACCTCTCGCGGAGCGAACTGTTCGCCGTCCTCGACCGGGCGGCCGACTACAAACTCGCCCAGCAGCGAGGCGAATCCCACGCGGACCTCGCAGGCCAGACCCTGGGGATGCTCTTTCAGAAGGCGAGCACCCGTACTCGTGTGTCGTTCGAGACCGGAATGACCCAGCTGGGCGGCCACGCCGTCTTCCTCGGGGCAGACGACATCCAGCTGGGCCGGGGCGAGCCGCTGAAGGACACCGCCCGCGCGCTCTCGCGGTACGTCGACTGCGTGATGGCGCGGGTGTTCAAACACGAGAACTGTGAGGTGCTGGCCGAGTACGCCGAGGTTCCGATCGTCAACGGGCTCACCGACGACGCCCACCCCTGCCAGACGCTGGCGGACCTGCTCACGATCCGGGAGTGCTTCGGCGACCTCGAGGAGGTGTCGGCGACGTGGGTCGGCGACGGCAACAACGTCGCCCAGTCGTTCGTGCTGGGCTGTGCGCTCGCCGGCATCGATCTCACCGTCGCGACGCCCGCAGAGCACGGCGTCGACGAGGGGGTTCTCGAGCGGGCGGCCGACATCGGCACCGCACCGACGATCACGACCGATCCAGTTGAGGCGGTGTCGGACGCGAACGTCGTCTACACCGACGTCTGGATCAGCATGGGTCAGGAGGACGAACGCGACATGCGCCTTCGGCGCTTCGACGGCTACCAGCTCAACGACGAACTGCTCGCCCACACCGACGACGCCGCCGTGCTGCACTGCCTGCCCGCCCACCGCGGCGAGGAGATCACGGACGCGGTGCTCGAGGGCGAGAATTCGGTCGTCTGGGACCAGGCCGAGAACCGGCTGCACGCCCAGAAGGCGCTGTTGGGCTGGCTGCTCGAGTAGCGCGGCGCGTAGCGCCGCGAGAACGTGAACGGGGAGTGCGAGGCGCTCGCTCCGATCGTGCCTCGACGATCCGAACGGGGAGGAACGACCCGTGAGCGATGTGAGTGGGTCCGAGCGACACACGGCAGCATCGGCGGTAACCCGCCCACTTTTCTCCGTCGCCCGCCTTCGCCCCGCTAATGAGTCTCAGCCTCTCTTCCGAGCGTCCGACGCCGCCGGCCGTCGCCGTCGACGGCGCCTGGCTCGAGTGTATCGACTGCGCCGACAGCTACGCCCCGTTCGAGGCCGTCCGGTACACGTGTGACGCCTGCGACGGCCTGCTCGAGGTGCGTTACGCCGACCTGCCGACGTTCGACGACTTCGATTCGGACGCGACCGGCGTCTGGCGCTACGCCGACGCCCTGCCCCTCGAGTCGGGCGTCTCGATTCAGGAGGGCGCAACGCCGCTGTACGAGGTGCCCCGCCTCGAGGACGAGCTGGGTCTCGAGGCCCTGCGGATCAAACACGAGGGAATGAACCCGACCGGGAGTTTCAAGGACCGCGGCATGACCGTCGGCGTCGCGGTCGCCCGCGAACTCGGCGTTTCCCGCCTCGCGTGCGCCTCGACGGGGAACACGAGCGCCGCGCTCGCCGCCTACGGCTCGCGGGCGGGGATGGAGACGCTCGTCCTGCTGCCGGCGGGGAAGGTCGCCGCCGGCAAGGTCGCCCAGGCGAGCCTCCACGGCGCCCGAATTCTCGAGGTCGACGGCAACTTCGACGCCTGTCTCGACGTCGTTCAGGAACTCGCGGCGAGGGGCGAGGCCTACCTGTTGAACTCGCTGAATCCCTTCAGACTCGAGGGCCAGAAGACGATCGGCCTCGAGATCCTCGAGGCCTTCCGCGAGGACTACGACGCCTGGCCCGACCGAATCGTCCTTCCAGTGGGGAACGCGGGCAACACCGCCGCGCTGTACAAGGCGTTTCGCGAACTCGTCCAGGCCGGCGACCTCGACCGCGAGGACGTCCCGACGCTCACGGGCGTCCAGGCCGAGGGCGCCGCGCCGATGGTCGAGGCGATCGAAAACGGCGCCGACGAGGTCCGCCGCTGGGCGGACGTCGAGACGCGAGCGACGGCGATCCGGATCGGGAACCCGGTCAACGCGCCGAAGGCGCTGCCGGGAATCCGGGAGACGGGCGGAACCGCCGTCGCCGTCTCCGACGCGGAGATCACGGCCGCCCAGCGCGACCTCGCAGGCGAGGGGATCGGCGTCGAACCGGCCTCCGCGGCGTCGATCGCCGGTCTTCGAAAGTTACGCGAGGTGGGCGCCGTCGACGCCGACGAGCGGGTCGCCTGTCTCACGACGGGCCACCTGCTCAAAGACCCCGACGCCGCGGCCGCCGCGGGCGCCGAACCCGAACCGGTCCCGGCAGACACCGACGGCGTCCTCGAGGCCCTCACGGAGTGATCGCCGGGTCGAACCCGTCGTCTGCTCGCACGCGAAACCCGTCTCTCCACGAACGCTCGAGCGACGAAGATACCCGATACGAATATGTATATTCCATTCCCAATGGAAATATTTTTAATATATAGATGATAAGTAGCCAACAAGAATGCGCGGGAAGCAGCCAGGAACTGACTCAGGGCGAGCCGCGGTCTGTCCCGAATGTGAGGGACGCCTCCGCCCGGTAGGCGTACAGACGATCTGTGAGGACTGCGGTCTCGTCGCCGCCGAGGACCCGATCGACCGTGGTCCCGAGTGGCGGTCGTTCGCCGACGATGACACCGATCGACGACGAACCGGCGCGCCGCTGACCCGGTCGCGCCACGACCGAGGACTCTCGAGCGAGATCGGATACGGATACGGCTCGCGGCTCAGAGTGAGCGGGCGCAAGCGCCGCCGGATCGCCCGCATGCGAAAGGAGCACAACCGGGCTCGGCTCTCCTCGAAGCGAGCGCGCAACCAGAAGTACGCCTTCACGGAGATACGTCGAATCGTCGCCCAGCACGCCCTGCCCGTGGACCTCTGCGAGCAGGCGTGTACCCTGTTTACCTCGGCCCAGTCGAACGACCTGCTCACCGGGCGGTCGGTCGAGGGGTTCGCCGCGGCCGCGGTCTACACGACCTGTCGGACGCGCTCGCTCCCCCGGACGATCGACGAAATTGTCACGGTCGCACGCGCCAGCGAGAGCGAACTCAAGGTGGCATACGACGCGCTCAATCGCGAGCTCGGACTCCAGACCGGACCGATCGATCCGGCCGACTACCTCCCGCGGTACGCGACCAAACTCGACCTCGGGACGGCCGCCGAGCGCGACGCGCGGGAGTACGTCGAGGCGCTCCTCGAGGCGGGGGCACTCTGTGGTCGCAATCCCAGCGGCGCCGCCGCGGCCTGTCTGTACCTCGCGGCTACTACTCGTGACGACTGTGAACCGATCACGCAGGCCGCAGCAGCGGACGTCGCCGGCGTCTCGACGGCGACGATCCAGTCGACGGTTTCGCTCCTCTCGCCTTAGCGGTCGTAGAGGATCGTCCGTTTGCGCATCGCGTCGGCGGATGGATGGTCGGTCCCGGCCGCGAACTTCGGGTACGGCGTACGATCGTTGTCGCGACCGGCAAACGCGAGTGAGGCTTCACGAGCTCTCCTGTAGCGCCGGTGGTGTTCGTCGACCGGCGCGGTTCTGACGATCTGTACCGCCTCGCCGTGTTTCGCTCGCAGCCAGAACGCGAGAAACGCGCCGAACTCGGTCGGTGCGAACACGACCGCCCTGCCGAACCGCCGGAGAACCGTCTCCCGGTGCGTTTTACAGATGTTCTTGACCGTTTCTCGAGCCTTCGAACTGTCCGCAACGACGAAAAACGCGTTCCTGAGGACCTCCCGCATGTGTAGACAATCCTACCAATCCGATGCTGAAAAGTGTTTCTTATCTAACTGGAGTTACGTCGTCCGAAGGTTGTCGGTGCTCGGCTCGTACACCTCGCCCTTCTGTTTGAGCTTCTCGATCTCGTGTTCGGCCTTCGACTCGTCCAGTCCGATCTCCGCTGCGCGCTCGAGAACGACGTCGACGGGCGCACCCTCGTCGTACTCCTCTTCGATGTCGCTGATGAGCTGTTTAATGTTCTTGATCCGGTCGCGCTGGGATTTCGAGGTGCCGGCCTCGACGATGTCGGCGTCGAACTCGCCCGTCTCGGGGTCGACCCCGATGTCCTGCAGACAGGAGCGGACGATCTCGATAACGCGCTCCGCGTCGTCGATTTCGACCGTATCCGACAGGCGAACCCGCGCGCTCGCCTCCGAGAGCCGGACCAGCCCCTCGAGTTTGCGAGCCGTCACGGGGACCGGTGCGTCCTCGTCGGTCCCCTTCGAACGCAGATCGACGTAGAAGTCGCGGATCGCCTCGCGGGCCTCCTCGGTCATCCGGGGGTGGCAGTTCTGCTTGGCGTAGGCGATGTACTTCCGGAGGAGTTCGGCGTCGATCGCCGGATCGACCTTCTCGGTCATCTCGTCGATCTCCTCGGTGCTGACCTCGATCGTGTTCATCTCCCGGCGCTGGGTCGTCAGCTCCCCCGCGTAGTTCGTGTTCAGGATGTGCTCTGCGAGGCTCCGGTCTTTCTCCTCGTTGGGCTGGTCGGTCACCGTAAAGATCAGGTCGAACCGGGAGATGAGCGCCGGCTCGAGGTCGATCTGCTCGCCGATCGGTTCGTACTGGTCGAACCGGCCGTACTTGGGGTTCGCCGCGCCGAGAAGCGAACACCGGGACTTGAGGGTGGCGTTGATCCCTGCCTTCGAGACCGAGATCCGCTGTTGCTCGAGGGCTTCGTGCATCGCCGAGCGGTCCTCCGGGCGCATCTTGTCCAGTTCGTCGACGGCGGCGATCCCCTGGTCGGCGAGGACGAGCGCGCCGGCCTCGAGAGTCCACTGCTGGCCGTCGCCGAAGTCGTCGCGAACCGCGGCCGCGGTGAGACCCGCACTCGAGCTCCCCTTCCCGGAGGTGTAGACGGAGCGAGGGGCGATGTTCTGGATGTACCCCAGCATCTGCGATTTTCCGGTTCCCGGATCACCTATCAGCAGCATGTGGAGGTCGCCGCGGATCCTCGAGCCGTCGGGCAGCTGTTTCGTCACGCCCGAGAAGAGCTGGAGGATCATCGCGAGCTTCTCCTGGTCGTAGCCGTAGATCGAGGGGGCGATGGAGGCGACCATCTGCTCGTAGACGTCCGCCTCGTTCGAGATCCGGTAGATCAGCTTTTTGTCCTCGTCGGTGATGTCCATGTCCTCGAACTGCTCCTCGTCGATGTCGACGGAGATTCCCTCCATGTAGAAGTCGAAGATCGGGGATTTCTCCTGCTGGTTGCCCTGTTGTTCGAGCCTGAGGACGCCGACCGCGGAGACGTGATCGCCGGGCGTGACCTCGCCCGTGATGTCGTCTTCGACGTTGACGTCGAGGGCCTGGGGGGTTTCGCCGCCGCGGAGCCCCTCGGGGCTCTCCTGGATGCGGAGCTTCTGTGCGTCGACGAACTCGGACTGGTCGAAGTTCACCCGGAAGGGGCCCTGGCGCTCACACCCCTGGCACTCGTGGGGCTCCTGAAAGTCGCCGGTCGACTGGGGGACCCGGGTCAGGGTGCCACAGAGCTGACACTCGAAGGCCGCCTCCTCGATCTTCGGGCGGACGTCGGTCGCCTTCCGGACGATCCCGTGGACCTGGACCAGCGAGTTCATGTCCCGGGCGCGGATCTCGCGGATCTCCGGCGACTCGGTTTCGGGCAGGTTTCGAATGCGGACGTGGGCCTGCCCGAGACTGACGTCGATCGGCAGGTCGTAGAGCCGGAGCGCCTCCTCGGCGTACCGCTGGAGCTGTTCGGGCTGGTTGATGTAGTCGTCCGCCAGGTCGGGGTCGAACCGGTAGAGATCCTGCCAGTCGACGTACAGCGACCGCTGTTCGTTCGGGTACCGCTGCGCAAGCTGCTTGACCTCGTTGTCGTAGTAGTTGCGGAAGAACTGCTCGAACGCGTCGACGAGTTCGGAATTTCCCGCTTGCGCCATTGCACTGGCATAGGGACCCCAACGGGTATAAACTGTCGTATACCACACCGAAAGTGGTCGTCCGCCCGAGACGCCCTGAAAGTGCAAGTTTATCCACTGATTAGTCAGTTCGCGTCGAAGTTCAGCCGGATTATCGTCTCTTTCAGCCGGCGAACGGTCACCCGCTATAATTCGACGGTCGGTGTAGTGGCGCTCCCGGTGTCCCCCGACACCAGATCCACCATGAGTGCGCTCACCGAATTTGTCATTCCGGCGACGGCGCTCGCGCTCGAGGACGCGTTCAAACGAGCACCCGCGCTCCGGGTCGAACTCGCGCGCACCGTCACGCACGACGAGCGCCTTTCACTGCTCTGGGGCGCGGGCGTCTCCGCCGCGACGGCGACGGCCGCCCTCGAGGCCGATCCGACCGTCGAATCGGTACGCCGACTGTCCGAGGGGCCTCCCGAGACGACCCGGCGGAGCCTGTACACCGTCGACTGGGACGACGGTCCCGGGCCCGTCCTCGAGTCGCTGGCGACGGGCGGTGGAATCCTCGAGGCGACCGCGACCGGCAGTCAGTGGCACGTTACGACGGTGTACCCCGACCACGACGCGATGGCGGCGGCCTACCACTCGTGTGAGGTCCCGCTCGAGGTCCGGTCGGTACGGGACCTCTCAGAGCAGCCGCCGCGGATGAACGGCGAACTCACGGACAGTCAGTACGAGGCGCTGTCCTCCGCCCTCCGGAACAACTTCTACGAGATCCCGCGAGACGTGACGCTCTCGGACCTGGCGAACGAACTCGGCGTCTCCCACCAGGCGGTCTCGGAGCGACTCCGGCGCAGCCACCGGAAGCTGGCGAAAGACGCGGTCGAGGGGGACGGACAGGCAGACAGCGAGCGAACCGGGTAGCACGGATCGGTGCCGACGAACGCCCCGAGGAGCGACCGGCGAATCGCGTCGCCGCCGGGCGATTTTGGACAGAAAACCGGAGCGTTCTCCCGGACCTTATGTACGACCTGACTACGCAGGCTCAGCCCGTTCGTGTCCGTGCCCGGTAGACAGTTTTCCACGGGACACAACGGCCCCGAGCGGCGACGACGTGGGCCGCCCGACCCAATCATGAAAACCAGCATCGAGGTGGAGTACTGGATCGTCGACGACAACGGCGATCTCGTCCCACCCACAACGCTGCTCGACGTCTCCGACCAGGTCGAACCGGAGTTCGTCGAGCCGATGATCGAGATCAAGACGACGCCGTGTGAGTCCGCGACCGAACTCCGCGAGGAGTTCGTCGGTCGCATCCGACGGGTCGTCGACGCGGCTCGCGGAGAGGGAAAGCGGCTCGTCCCGCTGGGAACGCCGCTCCACGCGGCTCCGGCGGAGATCCCGTACCGGGAGAAGACGGGGACCGACCTCCAGCGACAGATCATCGGTCCGTCGTTCGACGACGCGCGGTTCTGTGCGGGCACGCACGTCCACCTCGAGCAGTCGAGCGTCGTCGACCAGCTCAACACGCTGACCGCGCTCGATCCGGCGTTCGCGCTGATCAACAGCTCGTCACACCACCGGGGTGAGCGACTCGCCGCCTGTGCGCGGCCGTACCTCTACCGAAAGAGTTGCTACGAGGCGTTCCCCGATCAGGGACAGCTCTGGCCGTACGTCGGCAGCGTCGACGAGTGGGAGGAGCGCCTCGGGCGGTCGTTCGCGGCGTTCCGGGACGCCGCCCGCGAGCGGGGTGTCGGGGCGGACGCGTTCGACGAGCAGTTCGACCCCTACGACGCGGTCTGGACGCCGGTCCGCCTCCGCGAGTCGTTCCCGACCGTCGAGTGGCGCTCGCCCGACGCCGCCCTGCCGAGTCAGGTGCTCTCGCTGGCGACGGAGATCCGCGCGATCGTCTCGCGCGCCGACGCCCGCGGCACCGTCGTCTCGCCCGACGAGCCCGCCGGCGACCGGGTCCGACTCCCCGACTTCGGGACCGTCGACGAGACGGTGTCGACGGCGATAGAGCACGGGCTCGCGGACTCGAGCGTCACGAACTACCTGCGAGGCGTCGGCCTCAACCCCGACCGGTATCGGCCGCTCGCCGACCGCCTGCCGGACCGACGAGTATCGCGAAACGAGGCCCGACGGCTGCGCCTGCGGGCGGCCGACTGGCTCGAGGCCGACCTCGAGCGAGCCGTCGCCCGTCCCTGAGACGATCCGCCGTCGTCACTCTGCTTTCGGCGTGAGGTCCAGGTCCGTCGAGACGGCGCTGCGCTCGAGCCACTGCGCGCCGGTTCGCAGCGGTTCGGGGATCTCCTCGCCGATCGCACAGGACACCGGCTCCGTCTCACAGGGCGTGTTGAGCGCGAGTTCGATCGTCTGCGAGCCGCCCTCGAACACCGTTGCGCTCGCCGTCGTGAGCTGTTCGAACGCGTACGGCGCCTCCGTGTCGGGCTCGCGGTGACGACAGATCGAGTCGTCGCCGGGCCCGTTCTCGTGATCGCGGGCGACCGTCCACAGGCGGTCGCGGCCGATCCGATCGTCGCCCTCGAGCAGCGCCAGCGCCCGTTCGCGCCGGCGAAGCGAGCTCTCCGCCTCCGGAGACGACGAGTTGACGAAGTGGTTCGTCCGGACCACGAGCGGGCCGTCGTCGGCCGTGATCCGTTCTTCGACCGGATCGACCTCGAGCAGGACTGTGTCGGTCTCGTCGGCGAGAAACAGCGTCTGGGCCGCGAGCCGTCGGACGGGGTAAGACTCGAGGACCGTCCGGGCGTCGGCGACCGTGGCGCACTCCTCGAGCAGGATTCGGATGACGGTGCCGTTTCGGACCCGCTCTTCGGGCTCGACGTCGTCGCGTTCGACGTCGATGTTCGTGTTCGCGGCGACCAGCCCCCGGTCGTTGACGCCCTTGAACAGCATCACCGTGCCGCAGGTGTCGACGGTCAGAAAGCCGCGGTAGTCGCCGATCGCGGGCTGCTGGTAGACCGCCTTCGGCCGGACGCCGCGGCCGGCGATGTCGCGGTTCTTGAGCACGAGCGAGCCGTCCGCGTCGGTGTGTGGCGGGGCGACGAGGACGTTGGTACAGCCGTTCGCCGCCGTGTTTCCGAGCTCGTCACAGAGTTCGGAGAACGCGAAGACGTACACCTCGTAGAGCGCGTCGTCGACGTCGAGGACCTCTTTCATCCCGTCGTAGGCGGCCAGGTGCCTGTCGGGGAGGCTCTGACGGCTCCGCCGGGAGTACTCGAGCAGCGCCTCGAGGTCGACGTCGCGTTCGGTACACAGCTCCCCCAGCGTCGACACCGCCCACTCGAGAACCGCGCGTTCGTCTCGGCCGCGTCGTTTCCCGTGCTCGTAGAACGCCTCGTCCATGGACGCGCTACGGGGGCGACGGGTTTGTAGCCACGGGGCGCTCCTGCCGGGTCACCGGGCGCGACGACGTCGAACCGTCGGCTCGACCCTCTCAGTCGTCCC
Above is a genomic segment from Natrononativus amylolyticus containing:
- a CDS encoding acetylglutamate/acetylaminoadipate kinase; translation: MTVVVKIGGAEAVDPTGALADVAHLAANGEEVVVVHGGSTAVDETLAELGEEPTYVETPGGVVGRFTDERTMDVFTMVMAGKLNTDLVTALQNQGVDAVGLSGADGKLLTGKRKSAVRVKEGGKKKIKRGDHSGTIEEVNADLLETLLGDGYVPVVTAPVLGAEKDGGYTAVNADADRTAAAVAGALSADLVLLTDVSGIYEDPDDETTLLHSANTETEFEAVEAAAEGFMTKKVMAAEEALSGGAMSVVVAGANANDPVLNALSGHGTTLTPGAVGLETGDGGPETDKDELEVSSQ
- a CDS encoding aspartate aminotransferase family protein — translated: MSDNSFVFSQKPITIESGAGVYLTSDDGTDYLDFGASYACTPTGHCHPDVVEAVQEQAAELLFVQGSYPVSAREELHAKLGALAPGDLEKVWLCNSGTEANEAALKFARSATGGTKIVAAKRAFHGRTAGALSATWKPKYKTPFEPLLEDVEFVAYGDEVELADAVDDDTAAVILEPIQGEGGVHPAPDGYLEAAREITEETETALVFDEIQTGLGRTGETWACEHEGVVPDILTAAKGVASGLPMGATLCADWIAESAGPHGSTFSGNPLVCAAAGATLEVLAEEDLAANAAAVGDYLREELAASDLPIREIRGQGLMLGLEVKRGANRVLRDLALEHQILALPAGRSVVRLLPPLVLKESHVDELLEALTEMLAPTADSQS
- a CDS encoding [LysW]-lysine hydrolase — translated: MNTTARADDGAAVSLEAARDLLVDLVSIPSPSGEEDAAAERLAAFFEAHDREVWLDAVGNVRAPADNAVLLTSHVDTVPGEIPVRVETAAEGDAVAAAGEDVLWGRGSVDATGPLAAMAAAAVRTGTSFVGVVGEETSSRGARHLVTDRDEPGAVINGEPSGADGITLGYRGIVSGTYTAESDSGHTSRPEPNAIQDAMSWWSRVEAAVEPDGGSDADTPVFERVTAKPVSVTGGTTADGLAVRATVDFQCRVPPSLEPADVRETVEAECGGSGCGLEGEGYGLESEGHGLEWTDEVQPVMQSPRTDVARAFRVAIRAEGGEPRLLRKTGTSDMNVYAGAWECPMATYGPGDSDLDHAPDERLSLAEFDRSVAVLERVARSLSEATQ
- the argF gene encoding ornithine carbamoyltransferase: MTTPTTTDETNGAPRHFLDVDDLSRSELFAVLDRAADYKLAQQRGESHADLAGQTLGMLFQKASTRTRVSFETGMTQLGGHAVFLGADDIQLGRGEPLKDTARALSRYVDCVMARVFKHENCEVLAEYAEVPIVNGLTDDAHPCQTLADLLTIRECFGDLEEVSATWVGDGNNVAQSFVLGCALAGIDLTVATPAEHGVDEGVLERAADIGTAPTITTDPVEAVSDANVVYTDVWISMGQEDERDMRLRRFDGYQLNDELLAHTDDAAVLHCLPAHRGEEITDAVLEGENSVVWDQAENRLHAQKALLGWLLE
- the thrC gene encoding threonine synthase, whose product is MSLSLSSERPTPPAVAVDGAWLECIDCADSYAPFEAVRYTCDACDGLLEVRYADLPTFDDFDSDATGVWRYADALPLESGVSIQEGATPLYEVPRLEDELGLEALRIKHEGMNPTGSFKDRGMTVGVAVARELGVSRLACASTGNTSAALAAYGSRAGMETLVLLPAGKVAAGKVAQASLHGARILEVDGNFDACLDVVQELAARGEAYLLNSLNPFRLEGQKTIGLEILEAFREDYDAWPDRIVLPVGNAGNTAALYKAFRELVQAGDLDREDVPTLTGVQAEGAAPMVEAIENGADEVRRWADVETRATAIRIGNPVNAPKALPGIRETGGTAVAVSDAEITAAQRDLAGEGIGVEPASAASIAGLRKLREVGAVDADERVACLTTGHLLKDPDAAAAAGAEPEPVPADTDGVLEALTE
- a CDS encoding transcription initiation factor IIB, whose amino-acid sequence is MRGKQPGTDSGRAAVCPECEGRLRPVGVQTICEDCGLVAAEDPIDRGPEWRSFADDDTDRRRTGAPLTRSRHDRGLSSEIGYGYGSRLRVSGRKRRRIARMRKEHNRARLSSKRARNQKYAFTEIRRIVAQHALPVDLCEQACTLFTSAQSNDLLTGRSVEGFAAAAVYTTCRTRSLPRTIDEIVTVARASESELKVAYDALNRELGLQTGPIDPADYLPRYATKLDLGTAAERDAREYVEALLEAGALCGRNPSGAAAACLYLAATTRDDCEPITQAAAADVAGVSTATIQSTVSLLSP
- a CDS encoding minichromosome maintenance protein MCM, coding for MAQAGNSELVDAFEQFFRNYYDNEVKQLAQRYPNEQRSLYVDWQDLYRFDPDLADDYINQPEQLQRYAEEALRLYDLPIDVSLGQAHVRIRNLPETESPEIREIRARDMNSLVQVHGIVRKATDVRPKIEEAAFECQLCGTLTRVPQSTGDFQEPHECQGCERQGPFRVNFDQSEFVDAQKLRIQESPEGLRGGETPQALDVNVEDDITGEVTPGDHVSAVGVLRLEQQGNQQEKSPIFDFYMEGISVDIDEEQFEDMDITDEDKKLIYRISNEADVYEQMVASIAPSIYGYDQEKLAMILQLFSGVTKQLPDGSRIRGDLHMLLIGDPGTGKSQMLGYIQNIAPRSVYTSGKGSSSAGLTAAAVRDDFGDGQQWTLEAGALVLADQGIAAVDELDKMRPEDRSAMHEALEQQRISVSKAGINATLKSRCSLLGAANPKYGRFDQYEPIGEQIDLEPALISRFDLIFTVTDQPNEEKDRSLAEHILNTNYAGELTTQRREMNTIEVSTEEIDEMTEKVDPAIDAELLRKYIAYAKQNCHPRMTEEAREAIRDFYVDLRSKGTDEDAPVPVTARKLEGLVRLSEASARVRLSDTVEIDDAERVIEIVRSCLQDIGVDPETGEFDADIVEAGTSKSQRDRIKNIKQLISDIEEEYDEGAPVDVVLERAAEIGLDESKAEHEIEKLKQKGEVYEPSTDNLRTT
- a CDS encoding helix-turn-helix domain-containing protein, which encodes MSALTEFVIPATALALEDAFKRAPALRVELARTVTHDERLSLLWGAGVSAATATAALEADPTVESVRRLSEGPPETTRRSLYTVDWDDGPGPVLESLATGGGILEATATGSQWHVTTVYPDHDAMAAAYHSCEVPLEVRSVRDLSEQPPRMNGELTDSQYEALSSALRNNFYEIPRDVTLSDLANELGVSHQAVSERLRRSHRKLAKDAVEGDGQADSERTG